A portion of the Candidatus Poribacteria bacterium genome contains these proteins:
- a CDS encoding 50S ribosomal protein L6 → MSRIGRMPIPVPKGVKIAIDADRVRVEGPKGKLERTLPPYVRVVDNGDHVAVERVGESKRHRAMHGLVRSLIANMVTGVSDGFAKNLRVVGTGYRAQVQGKALQLVVGFSHAVQFPIPDGITVTVGAPETVREGSSGVQHLPVTVAGIDKELVGETAAAIRRVKPPDHYEPSKGIRYAGERVRLMPKKARA, encoded by the coding sequence ATGTCGCGGATCGGCCGCATGCCGATACCCGTTCCGAAAGGCGTCAAGATCGCAATCGACGCCGATCGGGTGCGGGTGGAAGGGCCCAAGGGAAAGCTGGAGCGCACGCTCCCGCCCTATGTCCGGGTCGTGGACAACGGAGACCACGTTGCGGTAGAGCGCGTCGGCGAGTCGAAGCGCCACCGAGCGATGCACGGATTGGTTCGCAGCCTCATCGCCAACATGGTGACTGGGGTATCGGACGGCTTCGCCAAGAATCTGCGGGTTGTGGGAACCGGCTACCGAGCCCAGGTTCAGGGCAAGGCGCTCCAGCTCGTCGTCGGGTTCTCGCACGCAGTCCAGTTCCCGATTCCGGACGGCATCACCGTGACGGTGGGAGCTCCGGAGACGGTGCGCGAGGGCAGCTCGGGTGTGCAGCACCTGCCGGTGACCGTCGCTGGGATCGACAAGGAGCTGGTCGGCGAGACCGCAGCGGCGATTCGCCGAGTCAAGCCGCCCGATCACTACGAACCGTCCAAGGGGATCCGGTACGCGGGCGAGCGCGTACGCTTGATGCCGAAGAAGGCGCGGGCATAG
- a CDS encoding 50S ribosomal protein L15 — protein sequence MELHDLKPAKGAKKSRKRVGRGEGSGHGKTSGRGHKGQGARAGASIPAWFEGGQMPLYRRLPLRGFKPIRRRRYAVVNVGDLEAFENGSVVTPDELLAARIVRNLSLPVKILGSGALTKPLTVRAHKFSRSAEESIRSAGGTIEALQ from the coding sequence ATGGAACTGCACGACCTCAAGCCGGCTAAGGGCGCCAAGAAGTCGCGCAAGCGAGTGGGACGCGGCGAAGGCTCCGGTCACGGGAAAACGTCCGGGCGCGGGCACAAGGGTCAAGGGGCCCGTGCCGGTGCGAGCATCCCTGCCTGGTTCGAAGGCGGACAGATGCCGCTGTACCGTCGCCTGCCGCTGAGAGGATTCAAGCCGATCCGACGCAGGCGGTACGCCGTGGTCAACGTCGGCGATCTCGAGGCTTTCGAGAACGGGTCCGTCGTCACGCCCGATGAGTTGCTGGCTGCCAGGATCGTGCGGAACCTGTCGCTGCCGGTGAAGATTCTCGGCTCCGGCGCGTTGACCAAACCGCTCACGGTCCGGGCTCACAAGTTCTCCCGCTCCGCAGAGGAATCGATCCGATCTGCCGGAGGGACAATCGAGGCACTGCAGTGA
- a CDS encoding 50S ribosomal protein L18: MESSAQDRREARLRRHQRVRRQVSGSSEKPRLCVFRSSRHIYAQLIDDTQGITIASASSQSPELRESIGSGGNAVAAREVGKLVAVKAQEAGIGTAVFDRGGYRYHGRVQALADAARAAGLDMGPASDRQEIVAKKAARKGAKPEEEAPKGKGKGKQQQAAPAQGKKQKS, translated from the coding sequence GTGGAATCGAGCGCACAGGACAGGCGCGAGGCGCGGCTGCGGCGGCACCAGCGCGTGCGCCGGCAGGTCTCCGGCTCTTCGGAGAAGCCCCGGCTCTGCGTGTTCCGGAGTTCTCGGCATATCTACGCGCAGTTGATCGACGACACCCAAGGCATCACGATTGCCTCGGCTTCGTCGCAGTCGCCTGAGCTGCGCGAGTCGATCGGTTCCGGCGGGAACGCGGTCGCTGCGCGCGAGGTGGGCAAGTTGGTCGCCGTCAAGGCTCAGGAAGCCGGCATCGGCACTGCCGTGTTCGATCGAGGCGGCTATCGCTACCACGGCCGCGTCCAGGCGCTTGCCGATGCCGCCCGCGCTGCTGGACTCGACATGGGTCCGGCATCGGACCGCCAAGAGATCGTGGCGAAGAAGGCAGCCCGCAAAGGAGCCAAGCCGGAAGAAGAGGCGCCCAAGGGTAAGGGCAAAGGCAAGCAGCAACAAGCGGCTCCCGCGCAGGGCAAGAAGCAGAAGTCGTGA
- a CDS encoding 30S ribosomal protein S5: MPPALLDSTWVRHRTAKRSWRRRQPAKEPSRKKRRPRVRAKASSNKRLPRRARSRSRDRRIGASRVFAVLGVTGLRQDNRRNRRSDGGQAEDDGFVEQLIEVNRVMRVRKGGPKQSFNAIMVVGDRAGTVGIGFGKANDVPEAIRKSIEAARKRMFKVPIVKGTIPHAIVGEFGTARVVLRPATPGTGVVAGGAARLILETAGIHDVLGKCLGSRSKMNAAAATIDGLKRLRDAAMIARLRGKEVRELFS; the protein is encoded by the coding sequence ATGCCGCCCGCGCTGCTGGACTCGACATGGGTCCGGCATCGGACCGCCAAGAGATCGTGGCGAAGAAGGCAGCCCGCAAAGGAGCCAAGCCGGAAGAAGAGGCGCCCAAGGGTAAGGGCAAAGGCAAGCAGCAACAAGCGGCTCCCGCGCAGGGCAAGAAGCAGAAGTCGTGATCGCCGGATCGGGGCGTCGCGCGTATTCGCGGTTCTAGGAGTCACCGGATTGAGACAGGACAACAGGCGGAATCGACGTTCTGACGGCGGGCAGGCTGAAGACGACGGGTTCGTCGAGCAGCTCATCGAGGTCAACCGCGTGATGCGCGTCCGCAAGGGCGGTCCGAAGCAGAGCTTCAACGCCATCATGGTGGTCGGCGACCGCGCAGGCACCGTCGGAATCGGCTTCGGCAAGGCAAACGACGTCCCGGAGGCGATCCGTAAGAGCATCGAGGCGGCGCGCAAGCGCATGTTCAAAGTGCCGATCGTCAAGGGAACCATCCCGCACGCGATCGTCGGGGAGTTCGGCACCGCGCGCGTGGTGCTCCGTCCGGCGACGCCCGGTACAGGCGTTGTCGCCGGAGGGGCGGCTCGCCTGATCCTCGAGACGGCGGGCATCCACGACGTGCTCGGCAAGTGCCTTGGCTCGCGCAGCAAGATGAACGCCGCCGCCGCGACAATCGACGGCTTGAAGCGACTCCGTGATGCCGCCATGATCGCGCGCCTGCGGGGCAAAGAGGTTCGGGAGCTCTTCAGCTAG